The following proteins are co-located in the Myxococcus fulvus genome:
- a CDS encoding pilus assembly FimT family protein: MMRTRGMTLLELMIAIAIVGMMVSLAVVGISKPLDGQREATATRELWSSALRARQRAIATNQPVRIVVEDNVLLPDGTRKRVARWERLTCDNDFDNNTCPRDACTGTTCRASPECCSETGPDIVIPDSMTATPVHGLCFLPGSARAVKSLDCMRGQLDNVAALTAAAPGNIQLNFSVKSGRPRSLLMVEPLTGLASLLDCDSVRATQAPVAECTAAPPPP; this comes from the coding sequence ATGATGCGCACGCGAGGAATGACGCTGTTGGAGTTGATGATCGCCATCGCCATCGTGGGGATGATGGTGTCGCTGGCGGTCGTGGGCATCAGCAAGCCGCTGGATGGACAACGCGAGGCGACCGCGACCCGCGAGCTGTGGTCGTCGGCGCTGCGCGCGCGTCAGCGGGCCATCGCCACCAACCAGCCGGTCCGCATCGTGGTGGAGGACAACGTGCTCCTGCCCGATGGGACACGCAAGCGGGTGGCGCGGTGGGAGCGGCTGACGTGTGACAACGACTTCGACAACAACACCTGCCCCAGGGATGCCTGCACTGGCACCACGTGCCGCGCCAGCCCGGAGTGCTGTTCCGAGACGGGCCCGGACATCGTCATCCCGGACTCCATGACCGCCACGCCCGTGCATGGGCTCTGCTTCCTGCCGGGCTCCGCGCGGGCGGTGAAGAGCCTGGACTGCATGCGCGGTCAGCTCGACAACGTCGCGGCGCTCACCGCGGCGGCGCCGGGCAACATCCAGCTCAACTTCTCCGTGAAGTCGGGCCGCCCGCGCAGCCTGCTAATGGTGGAGCCGCTCACGGGCCTCGCGTCCCTGCTGGACTGTGACTCGGTCCGGGCGACCCAGGCCCCCGTCGCCGAGTGCACGGCCGCGCCTCCGCCTCCGTAG
- a CDS encoding PilW family protein: MRKSLRHMGGFTLLEVMIASALGVIVLGIGLVAGMQVQRRALTEEQTMVAQVTGRAVKDLLTLDVQRAGIGMGNSPIQFSEGDQRYAIQSWTALDMTTATPPFAADATFALPPAGTPYSGMTSDVLQLYWGDPRTMVTMERCNAFAAPGRPTTTTSVKLGNILCTAPAPHTRLQPTSGQPTPALVANPTAGALACHFRVNNVRAGDAVIEATPGRGTATTNSGPCTSDAGMFTNPGWNIMRTVSAAYRVNWRGGHPALEYLAPGAANWAVVSRDVERMTVRFAVIDLTQPAVAYRWFPDNAGRPAIDACTRTRADCAVNVVTPIETAPTTDNELRDLLRRRIREVEIELVIRTPRSDRTVVDPTKINVPDDDGFPQDGFRRRTYTLRVSPRNFVSAGLQPAPGP, from the coding sequence ATGAGGAAGAGCCTTCGTCACATGGGCGGCTTCACGCTGCTGGAGGTGATGATCGCCAGCGCGCTGGGCGTCATCGTGCTCGGCATCGGGTTGGTCGCGGGCATGCAGGTGCAGCGGCGCGCCCTCACCGAGGAACAGACGATGGTGGCGCAGGTGACGGGGCGGGCGGTCAAGGACCTGCTCACCCTGGACGTGCAACGCGCGGGAATCGGCATGGGCAACTCCCCCATCCAATTCTCCGAAGGCGACCAGCGCTATGCCATCCAGAGCTGGACCGCGCTGGACATGACGACAGCCACCCCACCGTTCGCCGCGGACGCGACCTTCGCGCTGCCTCCGGCGGGCACGCCCTACTCCGGGATGACGTCCGATGTGTTGCAGCTCTACTGGGGTGACCCTCGGACGATGGTGACGATGGAGCGATGCAACGCATTCGCGGCCCCCGGCAGACCCACCACCACGACATCCGTCAAGTTGGGGAACATCCTGTGCACCGCCCCGGCCCCCCACACGCGCCTGCAGCCCACCTCGGGTCAGCCGACCCCCGCGCTCGTCGCGAACCCGACCGCTGGTGCGCTGGCCTGCCACTTCCGGGTGAACAACGTCCGCGCCGGTGATGCCGTCATCGAGGCCACTCCAGGACGTGGCACCGCCACGACCAACAGCGGGCCCTGCACGAGTGATGCGGGCATGTTCACCAATCCCGGGTGGAACATCATGCGCACCGTCAGCGCGGCGTATCGCGTGAACTGGCGGGGTGGACACCCGGCGCTGGAGTATCTGGCTCCGGGCGCGGCCAACTGGGCCGTGGTGAGCCGGGACGTGGAGCGGATGACGGTTCGATTCGCGGTCATCGACCTGACCCAGCCGGCCGTCGCCTACCGGTGGTTCCCGGATAACGCAGGTCGCCCCGCCATCGATGCATGTACGCGCACCAGGGCGGACTGCGCGGTGAACGTGGTGACGCCCATCGAGACGGCGCCCACCACCGACAACGAGCTTCGCGACCTGCTGCGCCGACGGATTCGTGAGGTGGAGATCGAGCTGGTCATCCGGACGCCGCGCTCGGACCGCACGGTGGTGGACCCGACGAAGATCAACGTCCCTGATGACGACGGCTTCCCCCAGGACGGCTTCAGGCGTCGGACCTATACCCTCCGGGTGTCTCCCCGGAACTTCGTGTCGGCGGGCCTGCAGCCCGCTCCGGGGCCTTGA
- a CDS encoding type IV pilus modification PilV family protein — protein sequence MKSSRLQASRGVTLLEVLATMAVMLVGIAAVMMLVTQISASNRRTLTAAQAQLIAERTLEGIMSEGCTATPPCANLSTWDNRRTTVWQTAAGELQTVAPAAGVVSREYEVAVDIDSPSAGLPGSIENGAAGLPAINRQLGGGLPGNVANVRVSVSWLERGRQGRQVVVMQTRMAP from the coding sequence ATGAAGTCGTCGCGGTTGCAGGCCTCCAGGGGCGTCACGCTCCTGGAGGTGTTGGCCACCATGGCCGTGATGCTCGTGGGCATCGCGGCGGTGATGATGCTGGTGACGCAGATCAGCGCGTCCAACCGGCGCACCCTCACCGCCGCGCAGGCCCAGCTCATCGCCGAGCGCACGCTCGAGGGCATCATGTCCGAGGGCTGCACGGCCACCCCGCCCTGCGCCAACCTGTCGACGTGGGACAACCGGCGCACCACGGTGTGGCAGACGGCGGCTGGAGAGCTGCAGACCGTCGCGCCCGCCGCGGGCGTGGTCTCGCGTGAGTACGAGGTGGCGGTGGACATCGACAGTCCCAGTGCGGGCCTGCCGGGCTCCATCGAGAACGGCGCTGCCGGGCTGCCGGCCATCAACCGGCAGTTGGGTGGGGGACTTCCTGGGAACGTGGCCAACGTCCGCGTCTCGGTGAGCTGGCTGGAGCGGGGCCGGCAGGGCCGCCAGGTGGTGGTGATGCAGACCCGGATGGCGCCATGA
- a CDS encoding DUF4114 domain-containing protein, with protein sequence MKALHRALSTLLLLATPAALADDGLAQLCKDNLAQDKQPGFGNAENDLGQMTFPKELKLIGSGRSGDADIQLLPPEKLNPEKIVFPYDQRVTISYVFESAGASHALGYMYLDQAAKYLGPTGELVDSNSNGVLDLHEDLFNIAPQSGPKAREFIGDPADRRCGDKTFTSDGEDYTEPAISMKATCAKTYRRVTGNNGLADARPGLGSTHIDTDIVGTSQSGGSAATDDYSDRGLFPRIPNLLEPSDDKNGRKGIGQMVFLLADDDDGTTTFLGMTPVKDASIDYDAVPDYNVSTYDNRGVPLPAPDPADKIDLGDRTVDLGTIQGNREIVFFLIVYYNSNHGPNEGTVYPCLKQDAAGKCQLHLQTPINVFFSKSAWNLDQNMSGDAVVAERNIGCPYQDSCSADNPQGTATNQCVVAGTTNTRLCGWLDDDTLYRLKNEATYGNLVMPKERAKIDRPGGTRNALPHVIVGAPSTDPFRWILGFEDIPGGGDRDFNDVVFVINKVNGGTFRSASLSNDIDLSDAEDFVITKVRFTRYDDVAPAPAHMCSTPPCWTEETPGACSVPGRAPPSITYSVAVDCHTFEFVGGVYVKKPNPNRTWIPVQFDTGNANVKELDLLEMGFTGSQLCWKVDITSPDDRCVPVVDNVNVGYQAVRSGSYSRSSPSTVGNAILWGVNETPGSAWGKNWPGVGMPEASTRLYDGRKDYSLRGRLYFRSLYDPENTNLTNVVERWDGGRVMAMTLRNEDPLNRTIYTMKPDQSRTTLADDMTVANSVAFPDSLCNQIDAGKRIFDMNSDGKCGTPTMAPGARITDGFNDRNVFREWLYGWEDHQLPGATNVKRPWAMGGINLSTVAVAVPPYLDNWAMNAMPAERDVYRRNFMSKLNERPTVAYVGTMTGVLHAFDSGAFRLNGKDECSDDIMLRGYFMHSGANCATPIAPRQYGSGKELFAYMPGGLLKDYVYHYVKYAGSGTKPKPTMDASPTLANVDFGGLGEAWTPATATTALQRPLKGARTTLVSATGKNSPIIFALDVTHPSTGPGAPRADYPMPLWEYNLKNDALLDAFTDEADDDDDVLLPDQTGSRHPASVTRIQWGASDTTGTWAAIIGTDFKPTTGRAGTLYLLDMKTGKPLQRGTGKGAHAGVITLDEGSGIAGASAMLDLNRDGHYDVMYVPTTAGSVYRINLDSVDSTRTYGRQVRTCRVASAPVAASTHVDAASNPAGTAHHQQIHSNLAVKVLRDTAKPVVRIYFGTGDNPDEIGDGPPNKEAYRYHLMAFEDPNPDGTKPCVLLDPLWVQPLDPGQAVWGGVSLSGDKVFTTTAVGAAADVCNLSETTSGRFYTATQSPDGGGKTTMTSSVLVGHGTSAPVVHDEHVFILPATGQPLLVGEKNKWNNGAANSGETRSRVLIYDPIPDGRLPR encoded by the coding sequence ATGAAAGCCCTCCACCGAGCACTCTCGACGCTCCTCCTGCTGGCCACGCCCGCCGCGCTCGCCGATGACGGCCTGGCCCAGCTCTGCAAGGACAACCTGGCGCAGGACAAGCAGCCCGGCTTCGGCAACGCCGAGAACGACCTGGGCCAGATGACCTTCCCCAAGGAGCTGAAGCTCATCGGCTCCGGCCGCAGCGGCGACGCCGACATCCAGTTGCTGCCGCCCGAGAAGCTCAACCCCGAGAAGATCGTCTTCCCGTACGACCAGCGCGTCACCATCAGCTACGTGTTCGAGTCCGCAGGCGCCTCGCACGCGCTGGGCTACATGTACCTGGACCAGGCCGCGAAGTACCTGGGCCCGACCGGTGAGCTGGTCGACTCGAACAGCAATGGCGTCCTCGACCTGCACGAGGACCTCTTCAACATCGCGCCCCAGTCGGGCCCCAAGGCGCGGGAATTCATCGGAGACCCGGCCGACCGCCGCTGTGGCGACAAGACCTTCACCTCGGATGGAGAGGATTACACCGAGCCGGCCATCTCGATGAAGGCGACCTGCGCGAAGACCTATCGGCGCGTCACCGGAAACAACGGCCTCGCGGATGCCCGTCCGGGCTTGGGCTCCACGCACATCGACACGGACATCGTCGGCACGTCCCAGAGCGGCGGCAGCGCCGCCACCGATGACTATTCCGACAGAGGTCTCTTCCCGCGCATCCCCAACCTGCTGGAGCCCTCGGACGACAAGAACGGCCGCAAGGGCATCGGGCAGATGGTGTTCCTGCTCGCGGACGACGACGACGGCACGACCACCTTCCTCGGCATGACGCCGGTCAAGGACGCCTCCATCGATTACGACGCGGTCCCCGACTACAACGTCAGCACGTATGACAACCGCGGCGTGCCGCTGCCGGCGCCGGACCCCGCGGACAAGATCGACCTCGGCGACCGCACGGTGGACCTGGGCACCATCCAGGGCAACCGGGAGATCGTCTTCTTCCTCATCGTCTACTACAACTCCAACCACGGCCCGAACGAGGGCACCGTCTATCCGTGCTTGAAGCAGGACGCCGCGGGCAAGTGCCAGCTGCACCTGCAGACGCCCATCAACGTGTTCTTCTCCAAGTCCGCCTGGAACCTGGACCAGAACATGTCGGGCGACGCCGTCGTGGCCGAGCGCAACATCGGCTGCCCCTACCAGGACAGCTGCAGCGCCGACAACCCCCAGGGGACGGCCACCAACCAGTGCGTGGTGGCTGGCACCACCAACACGAGGCTGTGCGGCTGGCTCGACGACGACACGCTCTACCGGCTGAAGAACGAGGCGACGTACGGCAACCTGGTCATGCCCAAGGAGCGCGCGAAGATCGACCGGCCCGGCGGCACGCGCAACGCCCTGCCCCACGTCATCGTGGGCGCGCCGTCCACGGACCCCTTCCGCTGGATTCTCGGCTTCGAGGACATCCCGGGTGGCGGTGACCGCGACTTCAACGACGTGGTGTTCGTCATCAACAAGGTGAACGGCGGCACCTTCCGCTCCGCGAGCCTGTCGAACGACATCGACCTGAGCGACGCGGAGGACTTCGTCATCACCAAGGTGCGCTTCACGCGCTACGACGACGTCGCGCCCGCCCCCGCCCACATGTGCTCGACCCCGCCCTGCTGGACCGAGGAGACGCCGGGGGCCTGCTCGGTTCCGGGGCGCGCGCCGCCGAGCATCACCTACTCGGTGGCGGTGGACTGCCACACCTTCGAGTTCGTGGGCGGCGTGTACGTGAAGAAGCCCAACCCCAACCGCACCTGGATTCCGGTGCAGTTCGACACGGGCAACGCGAACGTGAAGGAGCTGGACCTGCTGGAGATGGGCTTCACCGGCTCGCAGCTGTGCTGGAAGGTGGACATCACCAGCCCGGACGACCGCTGCGTCCCCGTGGTCGACAACGTCAACGTGGGCTACCAGGCCGTGCGCTCGGGCAGCTACTCCCGCTCGTCGCCCTCCACGGTGGGCAACGCCATCCTCTGGGGTGTGAACGAGACCCCCGGCAGCGCCTGGGGCAAGAACTGGCCCGGCGTGGGCATGCCCGAGGCCTCCACCCGGCTGTACGACGGGCGCAAGGACTACTCGCTGCGAGGCCGGCTGTACTTCCGCTCGCTCTATGACCCCGAGAACACGAACCTGACCAATGTCGTCGAGCGCTGGGACGGTGGCCGGGTGATGGCCATGACCCTGCGCAACGAGGATCCGCTCAACCGCACCATCTACACGATGAAGCCGGACCAGAGCCGCACCACGCTCGCCGATGACATGACCGTCGCGAACAGCGTCGCGTTCCCCGACTCGCTCTGCAACCAGATCGATGCCGGCAAGCGCATCTTCGACATGAACAGCGACGGCAAGTGTGGCACGCCCACCATGGCCCCCGGCGCGCGAATCACCGACGGATTCAACGACCGGAACGTCTTCCGGGAGTGGCTCTACGGGTGGGAGGACCACCAGCTGCCCGGGGCGACGAACGTGAAGCGCCCGTGGGCCATGGGCGGCATCAACCTGTCCACCGTGGCCGTGGCCGTGCCCCCGTACCTCGACAACTGGGCGATGAACGCCATGCCGGCCGAGCGCGATGTCTACCGCCGCAACTTCATGTCCAAGTTGAACGAGCGTCCGACGGTCGCCTACGTGGGCACGATGACGGGCGTGCTGCACGCCTTCGACTCGGGCGCCTTCCGCCTCAACGGGAAGGATGAGTGCTCCGACGACATCATGCTGCGCGGCTACTTCATGCACTCGGGCGCCAACTGCGCCACGCCCATCGCGCCGCGGCAGTACGGCTCGGGCAAGGAGCTGTTCGCGTACATGCCCGGCGGGCTGCTGAAGGACTACGTCTACCACTACGTGAAGTACGCGGGCTCGGGGACCAAGCCCAAGCCGACGATGGATGCCTCGCCCACGCTGGCCAACGTGGACTTCGGTGGGCTCGGCGAAGCGTGGACGCCCGCCACGGCCACCACGGCCCTGCAGCGGCCCCTGAAGGGCGCCCGGACGACGCTCGTGTCGGCGACGGGCAAGAACAGCCCCATCATCTTCGCGCTGGACGTCACCCACCCCAGCACGGGCCCGGGCGCGCCGCGCGCCGACTACCCGATGCCGCTGTGGGAGTACAACCTCAAGAACGACGCCCTGCTGGACGCGTTCACGGACGAGGCCGACGACGATGATGACGTGCTGCTGCCGGACCAGACCGGCTCGCGTCACCCGGCGTCCGTCACGCGCATCCAGTGGGGCGCCAGCGACACGACCGGCACCTGGGCGGCCATCATCGGCACGGACTTCAAGCCCACGACCGGGCGCGCCGGCACGCTCTACCTGCTGGACATGAAGACGGGCAAGCCGCTGCAGCGGGGCACGGGCAAGGGCGCCCACGCGGGCGTCATCACGCTCGACGAGGGCTCCGGCATCGCGGGTGCGAGCGCCATGCTGGACCTCAACCGCGATGGTCACTACGACGTCATGTACGTGCCCACCACGGCCGGCAGCGTCTACCGCATCAACCTGGACTCGGTGGACTCGACCCGGACGTATGGCCGGCAGGTGCGGACCTGCCGCGTGGCGAGCGCGCCGGTGGCGGCCTCGACCCATGTGGACGCGGCCTCGAACCCGGCGGGGACCGCCCACCACCAGCAGATCCACTCCAACCTCGCGGTGAAGGTGCTGCGCGACACGGCCAAGCCCGTGGTGCGCATCTACTTCGGCACGGGTGACAACCCGGACGAGATTGGCGACGGCCCGCCGAACAAGGAGGCCTACCGCTATCACCTGATGGCCTTCGAGGACCCGAACCCGGACGGCACCAAGCCCTGCGTGCTTCTCGACCCCTTGTGGGTGCAGCCGCTCGACCCGGGCCAGGCGGTGTGGGGTGGCGTGTCGCTCAGCGGGGACAAGGTGTTCACGACCACCGCCGTGGGCGCGGCCGCGGACGTCTGCAACCTGAGCGAGACCACGAGCGGCCGGTTCTACACGGCGACCCAGTCGCCGGATGGGGGCGGCAAGACCACGATGACGAGCTCCGTCCTGGTGGGCCACGGCACCAGCGCGCCGGTGGTGCACGACGAGCACGTCTTCATCCTGCCCGCCACGGGACAGCCCCTGCTGGTGGGTGAGAAGAACAAGTGGAACAATGGGGCGGCGAACTCGGGAGAGACCCGCTCGCGAGTGCTCATCTACGACCCGATTCCGGACGGGAGACTGCCTCGATGA
- a CDS encoding c-type cytochrome → MKRPLLLALLLLPGFAAATPEGERIFQKACVGCHTLTPQPSAATLKKAGGAQMKQKSRPAGEKRVELTSKVRQTPSAELRTWIANPHRVKDDTRCDTRGMSPTEMDALLAYLKTSSRPPSPPLDERLREQLQKDLETRRAQQRTDGIQTYKPAQGKSR, encoded by the coding sequence ATGAAACGCCCTTTGCTCCTCGCGTTGTTGCTCCTGCCAGGATTCGCCGCGGCGACTCCCGAAGGAGAGCGCATCTTCCAAAAGGCCTGTGTCGGCTGCCACACCCTCACGCCACAGCCCTCGGCCGCGACCCTCAAGAAGGCGGGGGGAGCGCAGATGAAGCAGAAGTCACGTCCCGCGGGTGAGAAGCGGGTGGAGCTCACCAGCAAGGTGCGCCAGACGCCCAGCGCGGAGCTGCGCACCTGGATTGCCAACCCCCATCGCGTCAAGGACGACACCCGCTGCGACACGCGAGGGATGTCTCCGACGGAGATGGACGCGCTGCTGGCCTATCTCAAGACCAGCTCCCGCCCGCCTTCGCCGCCTCTGGACGAGCGGCTGCGCGAGCAGCTCCAGAAGGACCTCGAGACCCGCCGCGCGCAGCAGCGGACCGACGGCATCCAGACCTACAAGCCGGCCCAGGGGAAGTCCCGATGA
- a CDS encoding Mut7-C RNAse domain-containing protein produces MVTVRLHGRLNDFVTPEKRGTQLQVAPLGSPSIKDLIESLGPPHPELDRVLVDGAPVALTHRVTPGAHIEAFPALGHVEGMPRFVLDVGLGRLSGFLRMLGFDTLWRNDFDDPELARISSTEGRVLLTRDLGVLKRGEVVLGYFPRATDPAEQLVEVVRRYGLGSRMKPFSRCIACNALLSPAQPHEVTERVPPDVASRYTHFQQCGDCRRVFWPGTHQERMQALIDRLRALELEG; encoded by the coding sequence GTGGTGACCGTCCGACTTCATGGAAGGCTGAACGACTTCGTCACGCCGGAGAAGCGGGGCACGCAGCTGCAGGTGGCTCCCCTGGGCTCGCCGTCGATCAAGGACCTCATCGAGTCACTCGGTCCGCCGCATCCCGAGCTGGACCGGGTGCTCGTCGACGGAGCACCCGTGGCGCTCACGCACCGGGTGACACCCGGAGCCCACATCGAGGCCTTCCCAGCGCTCGGACACGTCGAGGGGATGCCGCGCTTCGTGCTCGACGTGGGCCTGGGGCGGCTGTCGGGCTTCCTGCGGATGCTCGGCTTCGACACCCTTTGGCGCAACGACTTCGACGACCCCGAGCTGGCGCGAATCTCGAGCACCGAGGGGCGCGTCCTGCTGACCCGGGACCTTGGCGTGCTCAAGCGGGGTGAGGTCGTCCTCGGCTACTTCCCCCGCGCCACAGACCCCGCCGAGCAGCTGGTCGAGGTGGTGCGGCGCTATGGGCTCGGCTCCCGGATGAAGCCGTTTTCCCGGTGCATCGCCTGCAACGCGCTCCTGAGTCCCGCCCAACCCCATGAGGTGACCGAGCGCGTCCCCCCGGACGTGGCGAGCAGGTACACCCACTTCCAGCAGTGTGGGGACTGTCGCCGCGTGTTCTGGCCCGGCACACACCAGGAGCGCATGCAGGCGTTGATCGACCGGCTGCGCGCTCTGGAGCTCGAGGGCTGA
- a CDS encoding endonuclease/exonuclease/phosphatase family protein has product MKKTLSYLACAVVSLTVFALACGESDPPKTPLPLPDGGVMWAECNPQQDGGGCGAGEECRFVPFYDRSVCVRPCDEQGACGQAEAACCPTGEARDGGDATFCLPTEVCEATPDAGAGDAGEDGGSLTDDGGTLEDAGPSTETDAGTPDAGGPVIVDDAGTTTDAGGPVIVDDAGTTTDAGGPVIVDDAGTTDAGGPVIVDDAGTTIDAGTPVDAGPGTTDDAGTTVDAGSPIDAGPGPTDDAGTTIDAGSPVDAGTPDAGSTDAGSPTDGGPAPGTYTNIRVMAANLSSGNGQDYDPGHGIRLMQGVDPDVVLIQEFNYKSDSVADITSLVNQVGPGFHYYREGGAQIPNGVISRWPILASGEWKDPEVDNRDFAWARIDIPGPKDLWVVSVHLLTRSSGARNTEAAEIVSKVRGNVPESDYLVIGGDFNTDSFSESCFTTFKNVVVTSAPYPADKNGKTGTNASREKPYDHVLVDADLNQYRTPTVIGSNSFPNGLVLDSRVYTPLSDIAPVQSNDSGAPSMQHMGVIKDFRVPAF; this is encoded by the coding sequence ATGAAGAAGACCCTTTCCTATCTGGCGTGCGCGGTGGTCTCGCTCACGGTTTTCGCTCTGGCATGTGGTGAGTCGGATCCTCCGAAGACGCCGCTCCCGTTGCCGGATGGCGGCGTGATGTGGGCCGAGTGCAATCCCCAGCAGGACGGTGGTGGCTGCGGCGCTGGTGAGGAGTGCCGCTTCGTCCCGTTCTACGACCGCTCCGTCTGTGTCCGGCCGTGTGATGAGCAGGGCGCCTGTGGTCAGGCCGAGGCGGCGTGCTGTCCCACCGGCGAGGCGCGTGACGGGGGTGACGCCACCTTCTGTCTGCCGACCGAGGTGTGCGAGGCCACTCCAGACGCGGGCGCGGGTGATGCGGGCGAGGATGGTGGCTCGCTGACCGACGACGGCGGGACGCTCGAGGACGCGGGACCGAGCACGGAGACCGACGCGGGCACGCCGGATGCGGGCGGCCCGGTCATCGTGGACGACGCGGGTACGACGACCGACGCGGGTGGTCCGGTCATCGTGGACGACGCCGGCACGACGACGGACGCGGGGGGTCCGGTCATCGTGGACGACGCGGGCACGACGGACGCGGGTGGTCCGGTCATCGTGGACGACGCGGGCACGACGATTGATGCGGGCACGCCCGTGGACGCGGGTCCTGGCACGACGGACGACGCGGGGACGACGGTTGACGCGGGTTCTCCCATCGACGCGGGCCCCGGCCCGACGGACGACGCGGGCACGACGATTGACGCGGGCTCCCCCGTGGACGCGGGCACGCCGGACGCGGGCTCGACGGACGCCGGGTCGCCGACGGACGGTGGTCCCGCGCCGGGCACCTACACGAACATCCGTGTCATGGCGGCGAACCTGTCGAGCGGGAACGGCCAGGACTACGACCCGGGCCACGGCATCCGCCTGATGCAGGGCGTGGACCCCGACGTCGTGCTCATCCAGGAGTTCAATTACAAGAGTGACTCGGTGGCGGACATCACCTCGCTGGTGAACCAGGTGGGCCCGGGCTTCCACTACTACCGGGAGGGCGGCGCGCAGATTCCGAACGGCGTCATCAGCCGCTGGCCCATCCTCGCGTCCGGCGAGTGGAAGGACCCGGAGGTCGACAACCGCGACTTCGCCTGGGCGCGCATCGACATCCCGGGTCCCAAGGACCTGTGGGTCGTCAGCGTGCACCTGCTGACCCGCAGCTCCGGCGCGCGCAACACCGAGGCCGCTGAAATCGTCAGCAAGGTCAGGGGGAATGTCCCGGAGAGCGACTACCTGGTCATCGGCGGTGACTTCAACACGGACAGCTTCAGCGAGAGCTGCTTCACCACCTTCAAGAACGTGGTTGTCACCAGCGCCCCGTACCCCGCGGACAAGAACGGCAAGACGGGCACCAACGCCAGCCGCGAGAAGCCCTATGACCACGTCCTGGTCGATGCGGACCTGAACCAGTACCGCACGCCCACGGTCATCGGCTCCAACTCGTTCCCCAACGGCCTCGTGCTCGACAGCCGCGTCTACACCCCGCTGTCGGACATCGCTCCGGTGCAGTCCAACGACAGCGGCGCTCCCAGCATGCAGCACATGGGCGTCATCAAGGACTTCCGCGTCCCCGCCTTCTAA
- a CDS encoding FAM210 family protein, whose protein sequence is MNPSVSDTPPPTTTPAAKAGKPSLMERFKTLMLEYGPLALVTNYVILGLVVVGFYVAIRMGFQPSGTGEQAGTWAAAYVASQVVKPLRFAAVFVLTPLIARIPPVARFIERNKHKWNF, encoded by the coding sequence GTGAATCCTTCAGTCTCCGACACGCCCCCACCCACAACGACTCCCGCGGCGAAGGCCGGGAAGCCCTCGTTGATGGAGCGCTTCAAGACGCTGATGCTGGAGTACGGCCCGCTGGCGTTGGTGACGAACTACGTCATCCTCGGCCTGGTGGTGGTGGGCTTCTATGTCGCCATCCGGATGGGCTTCCAGCCGTCCGGCACGGGCGAGCAGGCGGGCACCTGGGCGGCGGCCTATGTGGCGTCGCAGGTGGTGAAGCCGCTGCGGTTCGCGGCGGTGTTCGTGCTCACGCCGCTCATCGCGCGAATCCCGCCGGTGGCGCGCTTCATCGAGCGCAACAAGCACAAGTGGAACTTCTGA